The Syngnathus scovelli strain Florida chromosome 21, RoL_Ssco_1.2, whole genome shotgun sequence DNA segment TACAtactaataaatatataataaatatatttgtgATGAAAGtgtaatattaaatataaaataaaatatgataataataataaaaataataattttataatAGTTATATTTCGATATTATTTatccaatataatataatataatataatataatataatataatataatataatataataatatagccATGATGAGGGGCAAAAATACACATCCACGTAACGCACTGAACCGAAACCCTCCAATTTGAGGGTGAGCGGAGGTTTTCAATTGCTCTGTCGCCCCCTCGTGGTTTAGGTCTGAAGGACATGGTTAAACCAGAAATATCGATATAGTATAATGAATATACGTATACTATTAAATATGTAATAAATATATTTGTGATAAAAGTGTAATATTAGatataaattaaaatataataataataattatgtaCAATAATaattgtatatttatatattatttttaaataatgttatatttatatattatttatccaatataatatataatataatataatataatataatataatataatataatataatataatataatataaggcggctcggtggggcactgggtagcacgtccgcctcacagttaggagggtgcgggttcgattccacctccggccctccctgtgcggagtttgcatgttctccccgagcccgcgtgggttttctccgggcactccggtttcctcccacatcccaaaaacatgcttggtaggccgattgatcactccaaattgtccctaggtgtgagtgcgagtgtgaatggttgtttgtctctgtgtgccctgcgattggctggcaaccggttcagggtgtcccctgcctactgcccgatgacggctgggataggctccagcacgcccgcgacccccgtggggactaagcggttcagaaaatggatggatggataatataatatataatattgatATTACTGGTTTAAGCATGTGCTTCAGGCCTAAACCACAAGGGGGCGACAGAGCAATTCAAAACCTCCGCTAACCCTCAAATTGGAGGGTTTCGGTTCAGTGGGTTCCGTGGATGTGTATTTTTGCCCTGCAGCATggcaatattatattatattatattaattatattatattatattatattatattatattatattatattaattatattatattaattatattaattatattatattatattatattatccatccatccatccattttctgaaccgcttagtcggaggtgggatcgaacccgcaccctcctaactgtgaggcggacgtgctacccagtgcgccaccgagccgccttatattatattatattatattatattatattatattatattatattatattatatattatattatattactatttgtaattattattgttattattgtctGCTTTTgcatttgaatattttacctCAGGCAAGTCTATAGTGATGTGTGCTAGCAAATGTCTCCGAGCTCCGGTCCTGGAGGTCTGCTTTCCTGCCTGCTTTCCATGTCACCCTGCTGCAACACAACTGATTCAAGTGATCAGCTCCTCAAAAAGCTCTGAAGATTGATACGCATCCTGATCATTACAATCAGgcgtgttgcagcagggagacatggaaaacaattgaacACTACCACTTTACCTGTTGACTTTTCTGTTCATCGTTTTTACCATTGTTTATTgtccgaggaggaggagagtgaaGCGGATAGTTCTGCCGTCATCCCTGAGAAAGTGCTCTCCTCCACCCTGAGTCCGAGTCAGAGTTGGTGTATGCAtgatgctctctctctcttctccctCCACCCGCCTCCTCGTCTTCCCTCTCTCTCGTTGGGCTCGCTCGGCTACCTCGCTTGTCACTCAACCTTTCCTCAGCTCTCACCATCTTTCGGAGTATCCCGGTCGCGTTCTTCCCggtgcaccccgccacccgccgTCACCATTCCCtccccggagagctccgcgctggctGCCCAGCCCCTTCCGCGGCTCAGCATCGGGCGCAAGACCCTGGTGGCGGCCGCCGTGGGGGTCATGCTGGTGCTGGTCCTGGTGGTGCTCATCCCTGTGCTGGTCAGCTCCGTCGGAGGGGGCGAGGAAGGCGGCGGCAGGTTTGAGATGCTGGGCACCTGCCGCATGGTGTGCGACCCCTTCCCCACCGTGGTGGAGCCAGTCAACGCCGAGCAACAGGTGGACGAGCGGGCCGACCTGAGCGACACCAGTGTCGGGCCGCCGCTGCCCACTTTGCCTGCTCACGCCTTCCAGGGCAGACCCGGGCGCCCGGGTCAGCCTGGTCCCCCAGGGCCCCCTGGAGAGCCGGGCCCACCGGGACCCAAGGGACCTCCCGGGATTCTGGGCTTGGGGGGTACGGGCTCGGTGAGCGCGGCCACCTACAACACGGCGCCCCGAGTGGCTTTCTACGCGGGGCTCCGGAACCCGCAGGAAGGCTATGACGTCCTGCGATTCGACGACGTGGTGACCAACATCGGGGGGAACTTCGACGGTGCCACGGGCAAGTTCACGTGCAAGATTCCCGGCACCTACTTCTTCATATACAATGTTCTGATGAGGGGAGGAGACGGCACCAGCATGTGGGCCGACTTGATCAAGAATGGTCTGGTGGGTAATCCTGACATACTTTTTGTGAGATCACAACAGCTAGAAGAACCTCATGACTCTTTGTAAACTGCTTTAGTAAGTCAACCGATTAGTCAGAGTGATTGAGAAAACGAAATATTGTAGCCTTCTTCTGAATGGCCCACCGTGCCTGTATGTGAGACTCGACCAAGCGTCGCCATTTCTGACTTGATGCGTTAGGAAAAGCTACATCACACAGCGGGGCGAAACCACCAGTCCAAACGGTGAAGTCAAGCGTTCATGTGTGTCGTGATCTCGGCTCCTACTCTCTCgaagcctgcaaaaaaaaagaacacacacaATGCTGCCAGATTGCGGGAAACCGAGCCGAGCGTGGTGCGCAACCGACGTCGCCCGAGGTCCCGACAAACAAGTTCAAAGCGCCTTGAAATACCAAATACAAACTTTTGACGTCCGTGCACGTAGTGTTTATCGTGTGGCCGGCCCGGGCCAGGCGGCGCAGGCGTGAAAACGAGGTATCAGTTACGTTCACGGATGATTTGCTAATGTCTCTGAGGCCTCGGGCCTGACACTGATCAAACGGCACGCAAATGTGAAGTGAAGCGCAAACATGATGGGAGGCCAGATAGAAGGTGCAAGCGCAAACAGCAAAGGCAACCTCAATTGAGCTAGACACACTTCAAATATTCGGAATGGTGGCTACATTCACGCACGAGACCAAAGCCGACGACAGATGCGTCCTGACCGTGCGAGGCCAGCCGCTTCCCACCCGTCAAAAGTTAGAAGGGGGACTTTGAacgccctaaccctcgccctatggTGTCTGCGTGAGGCCGATGATACGTGGCACTCGCTACATAAATAACTCCCGATGGATGCGAAGGGGTCGTTGGCAGCGCTGCGCATCCTCTCAGGCGAGCTGAGTCAAGCCCAAGCTTTACACTCGAGTCACCGCCTTCTCATACACACAGAGGATTCCTCGCCTCAGCAGATTTTACGTCAATGACATTATCGTTATGATGTGAAGGTGGAATTGTAAaactttttgtcaccatctAGTGGCCAAGTCTAAGAAAGTCACGAAATTCACGCTGTCGAGTaagttacctcaaattggtgcaCTTTCTTGGCTTTAGGTCAGGGCTAGCGCCATCGCTCAGGACCAGGACCAGAGCTACGACTACGCCAGCAATAGCGTCATCGTGCATTTGGATGCGGGCGACGAGGTGTGCATCAAGTTGGACGGGGGTAAGGCACACGGGGGCAACAGCAACAAGTACAGCACCTTCTCGGGCTTCATCCTGTACGCGGACTGACGAGCGCCGCTCGCTGACTTGGGTCGAGCCAAGCTGACGCAGAAGCTGCGGGTCGGCGGTGAACCGTCTACCTCTTTATCCCCGTGTGGTTTCTTTGGGGAGGTAATTTATCAGTGTTATGCATTCTTCTCGTACATTTCACGGTGAATCTTGTCCACTCAAGTCGTCCCAAGTCATCCCAGCATAAAACCTTTTCAAACCGTGGTGATTCTTTCACGTGATGTGCATcttgcatgcaaaaaaaaaaatccaccaagaACAAAGAAAGATGTTCAAACGTGTACATGAACAGATTTTCATTAAAGAAAACGTTCATCACGTCAGCAGTTTTCTGTCTTATTCCTCAAATGTTGTCTGATTAATTGCGCAATTCTTAAGTTCTGAAAGGAAAGGAGAGCGCTCTCAAAAAGTCAGAAGAGCGACAAGCTGATAAACAGCGGCGAGCGGATTGCGTCGCCGTGTCAGAGCATCACGGTTACTGAATGCCTCGGAGACAGACAGCTCACTTCCCGCAGACGCAATTAAAAGTGAGTGACCGCGCCTTGGCAGAGGTCACCCGagccacgggggggggggggggggggggggcgaggagCTGGCGTCCTCTCGGGCACTATGAGCGCATTGTCACATTAGAGACTTCATGTCGCAATGTCAAA contains these protein-coding regions:
- the LOC125991410 gene encoding C1q-related factor, translating into MLVLVLVVLIPVLVSSVGGGEEGGGRFEMLGTCRMVCDPFPTVVEPVNAEQQVDERADLSDTSVGPPLPTLPAHAFQGRPGRPGQPGPPGPPGEPGPPGPKGPPGILGLGGTGSVSAATYNTAPRVAFYAGLRNPQEGYDVLRFDDVVTNIGGNFDGATGKFTCKIPGTYFFIYNVLMRGGDGTSMWADLIKNGLVRASAIAQDQDQSYDYASNSVIVHLDAGDEVCIKLDGGKAHGGNSNKYSTFSGFILYAD